In Runella sp. SP2, the genomic window TCGTAGCCGAGCGAGCCGTGACGACTACCCACGGGGCCTTGGTACGCCACGTGAGCATACGCAAACTCCGCGTGCCACAAAATCAAGTCAATCAAATCGGGCGTGTTTTTGTCCCCAAATTCGGTTTTCCAACGGTCGTATAACGACGGATTGGAGGCGTATTGAAGACATTCAAAAATTGTTTCTAAGCCATACGCACCGCCATCGCGCGAGGGACCTCCGCCATATACTTTGGGCAAATTGGCGTTGATAGGGTCTTCAGAACCGCGTACATCAATAAAAAACTCGTAGCCTAATTTTGACGACAATTTCTCAATGAGGTGGTCGGCAATCCAAAAAGGAACAGAGGCATTATAGCCTTCAATTTCGACCCGAAATTCGTCTTTGGAGACGGGGTTAAAAGCTGTAAACCACCCTTCTTGGTTGACAATTTCGCCTTGAAATTCGACGCGACCAGAAGCGGTATTCACAATTTTAAACTTCGCACCATCTTTGGCTCCTAAGCAGACAAAATGCTTCGCTTCACCGCGATTGTACCCCGCTTGGTTGACCAAAATCTGGGCAAATACCTGAGGATAGCTCATAAGCCACCAACCAATGACGTACAACAAATACAGGATACGCTTCTTTTTCATTTTCAATGATGCTTTAAATTTTACCCGCAGATAGCACAGATTAAATCCACGCAGATGCACGCGGACTCATAACTACATACGTCCCTTTTTCAATTGCTTCGCTACTTACTACTTCCAAGCGGGGTTTTGTTCCAGTTTAGAATTGGTTAAAATTTCAATGTTAGGAATCGGGAAAAAACGATGTTTGTCTTGCACTGGGCGCGATGGATAATAAGAGTTTAATACATTGGCCACCATTTTAAACTTACCCGTACGAGTCAGGTCATACCAGCGGTCGGCTTCGTAACATAACTCCCACGAACGTTCCTGCAAAACGGCCTCAATGAATGCCTCTTTGCTCAAACCTGGGGTTAAATCGGGCAAACCCGCCCGCTTGCGTACGGTATTGATGGCGGCATACGCGGCGGCTGTAGGGCTGCTAGCGCGGGCTTCGGCCTCGGCGGCAATCAGGTACACGTCGGCCAAGCGTAAAATTGGAAAATTGTTTTCGCCACTGGCACCGTTAGAATTAGGATCCATGTATTTTTTCACAATGATTCGGTCTCTTAGGGTAACATCGGCCTGACCAATGAGCCTGCCCTGAGCATTGACATAGGCCGTGTCAAGCAATGCTTTGCGCTTGTCCACATCACTAAAGGAACGATAGAAAGAATGATACCCAAAGGCTGAGCCAAAAGCCGTTTTGGAAAAAACTGGGGGCGAGTTGGCTGGCGCATAAAATCCTAACAAATCGTAGCTATTGAGCCCCGAAAGGCTCGAAAACTCAGCCGCAAAAATCACTTCTACCCGAGCGGCATCTTCTCTTAGAGGATTGTACAAATCCAATACATTGGGCATCAAACTGTATCGGTTTGATTGAATGAGTGTCTGCGCATTTTGAGCCGCTTTGGCATAATCGCCCGCGTACAATTGGGCTTTTGCCAATAATCCAATCGCTGCCCCATAGGCCGCACGACCTCTATCCTTCGGCATTTGCGGTAAATCTTTGACGGCTGTTTCCAAGTCTTTGATTAAAAACGCATAGACATCCGCTACGGGACTTTTTGCCGTCTCAGTACCCGCAATGTTTTTGGTACTTTCTTGCTTAATGGGTACATCGCCAAAGGTTTTGGCTAAATGAAAGTAAAATAGCCCCCGCAAAAAATAGGCTTCGGCCAAAATTTGCTTTTTGCGGGTTTCGTCCATCACCACGCGGGGAACATTCTCCAGTACTTGGTTGGCACGGTCAATCCCCTGATAGCAATGCTGCCAATACTGACCGATTAAGTCCATGGTTGCATCGTATGAAAAAACCGTTAGTTGGTCGCGACCCACTACTGCCCGTGGAAAACACTGATCAGCGGAGTAATCGGGTAGCTGTATCCCCACACGGCTGTAAAGGTTGGTTACGGGCGTATAAGCTGCCGTCAGAGCGGCTTCGGCATCAGAGGCCGACGTAAAAAATTGGTCAGGCGATACAAACGAGTAGGGCTTTTCGGTTAAATCGCAGGCGCTGATTACCACCGCTGCCACCACAAACGCAAGGAATTTTAAAAGGTTATTTTTCATAATTCTTCAAGGAATCGGTGATTAAAAAGTGATTTGTAAACCTGCTATCAAAGACTTAGCAATGGGGTACCCAATGTTGTCAACGCCCAAGTTCAGGTTGTTTTGTCCAGCCGTGTTTACCTCTGGATCATAGCCAGAGTACTTAGTGAAGGTTAGGAAATTGTTGGCACTCACGTACACACGTGCGTTGTTGAGCCACGATAACTTCCCTTTTGTGGGAACAGTATAACCCAAGGTCGCATTTTTGAAACGTACAAAAGAGCCGTCTTCAATCATTACGTCCGACTGGTTGATACGCTGCCCCTGCGCTACTTTTGGATAATAATTGCTTGGATTGGTGGGTGTCCAACGGTTCACCATCGTCGCAAATTGGTTAAATCCAGCTGCACCGCCTTCCATTCGGAGGCGTTGTACGTAGAAAATCTGCCCGCCTTGCACCCCTTGCACAAACACGCTCAAATCAAATCCTTTGTATTTCAGGTTGTTAGTGATTCCAAAGTAATAATTGGGGTTAGGATCACCAATGATTTGTTGGTCGGCTGCCGAAATGGCCCCGTCGCCGTTGAGGTCTTTGTAACGAATATTTCCTGCCACTCGCCCCGTCGGGATATTGTCGCCCGTTTGATAAATCCCGTCGAAAATGTAGCCGTAAAACGAACCGAGGGGTTGGCCTACTCTCAAAATACTGTTGTTGGTAAACGGCCCCACCGAGCCACCGCCATCGCCTGGGATAATCTCGGTACGTGTGCCATCAATCAGGGTGAGTTTGTTGCGATTGGCCGAGATATTGCCGTTAATGTCCCATTTGAAATCGGACGTATTGGCCACGTTTGCCGTGACGGAAAACTCAATTCCTTTGTTCTCTACCGCGCCAAAATTGCCAAAAACGGAACCATAGCCCGACGACAACGCTACCGAACGAGACAAGAGTAAATCGGTGGTTTTTTTCTGGTAGGCGTCAATCGTAAACTGAAGGCGGTTGTTGAGTAGGCCAAAATCTAACCCAATGTCGGCCTGTCCGCTTTTTTCCCAACGAAGGTCAGGGTTGGCAATGTTGGCCGATAAAATACCAATGCTGCGGGTATTGTTGAAATTGTAATTACCAACGGAACTCAAACGCGCCAGCGAGTTGTACAACGGAATGTCGGCATTA contains:
- a CDS encoding RagB/SusD family nutrient uptake outer membrane protein — translated: MKNNLLKFLAFVVAAVVISACDLTEKPYSFVSPDQFFTSASDAEAALTAAYTPVTNLYSRVGIQLPDYSADQCFPRAVVGRDQLTVFSYDATMDLIGQYWQHCYQGIDRANQVLENVPRVVMDETRKKQILAEAYFLRGLFYFHLAKTFGDVPIKQESTKNIAGTETAKSPVADVYAFLIKDLETAVKDLPQMPKDRGRAAYGAAIGLLAKAQLYAGDYAKAAQNAQTLIQSNRYSLMPNVLDLYNPLREDAARVEVIFAAEFSSLSGLNSYDLLGFYAPANSPPVFSKTAFGSAFGYHSFYRSFSDVDKRKALLDTAYVNAQGRLIGQADVTLRDRIIVKKYMDPNSNGASGENNFPILRLADVYLIAAEAEARASSPTAAAYAAINTVRKRAGLPDLTPGLSKEAFIEAVLQERSWELCYEADRWYDLTRTGKFKMVANVLNSYYPSRPVQDKHRFFPIPNIEILTNSKLEQNPAWK